The DNA region TAAAACCATGTTTGAATTTCTTGAACAACCCGATAAAGAAGTCATTCTGGATTAGATCAATAACCACCATATTCCAAAAAAAGTGCATACCCTATCGGGCCTCAGCTCTAGTCATCCAAGGCTCGATGTGGGCATCTTGCAGCATATTTCTGCTCACGATATCATCATCCACGATCATAATATAAGGCGTCGTCCGCACCGTCCCCATTGACCAGATTTGCTTTCGGAATGGATACGACAAATGCGGAGCCCTTATCGCCTTGCGGAGCCGATTCCACACTGATTCGTCCTTCCAGGGACTGAACGATATCACGTACATGGGACAACCCAATTCCGGTTGCCGCAATGCCTACTTCATTGAACTTGGTCGTATAACCTGGTTCGAAGATGATATCTCGCTTCGCCTCGGGTACACCTTTTCCAGAGTCGATAACCACAAATTGCACATCCGCCCCTTCTTCCAAAACGCCAATCCGAATCGTTCCGTCGTTCTCAATGGCTTCCACGGCATTGGCGATCAGATTATTCATGACAGTTAAGAGAGGAATATAGTAAGGCGAGTCACAGTCATACTGCTGCTCGATGCGAATCTCAATCTTTCTGTTCAGCATTTCGCTATACTTCCGGTTTCCTTTGATCGCAAAGTTTAATACCTCGGAAAGACTCATATTCACTGCTTTTTCGCTATCATACAATTTCAACAGACCTGCAAGGATACGTTGGGAGTCCTTTTTGACCTCATGAATCTGTTGAGCAATGCCGAGCGTCCGCTGGCTATATTGGTTCAATTCCTGCTCTCTCAGATCCCGATAAAGATCGTAGCTGTCTACAGCAATGCCTTCAATCGTATTCATGGCTTTTTGCAGATAAAAGGCCTCGCCATACAGACCCGAATTCACGCTCAGCATCTGCTCCATTCGCTTCTCCTGCTCTGCATGCAAGAGCCGCATCTGCCTCACCGCAAAACTGTTGTAGAGCCCAATCACAAAGTAACTTCGCAGACCGCCCACCACAAGCAGATACAACCATTCCTTCATATAAAAGATATTGGTTCCACTTAACATTCCGCGAAGAAGCAGCTCAACAAAATTAGATGAGAAATCGATACATGTGATCAACCCGCCGAGTAGAAGAGGCTGCATCTCATGAAATCGATGCCTCAACTTGCTCAGCCCATAGGCAAAGACCACGTAATACACGCCTGCCCCCAGATTGTCCCGCATACTTTCCAGAATGGACACGGTCTGTACATGATTAATGAGATCTGCCGACTGAAACAGCAAATTCGCGATGCCTGTCAAGATTCCTGTCTTCACATAAGACAGGTGCGGCATAATCATCAGCAGAAATAAAAGGATGCTGACCCCCAACCCGATTCGGAAATAATCTTCCCGGAACGGATTAATCTTGAATTGCGCACCTACTGCTGTGGCAAAGGCAATGGCCGTCATCTGCACATTCTCATTTTTGACCCAATTGCGCATCGATCTCTTCACCCACTATAGCAACGTTTAGCGCCAATACCGAAACCTGCGCTTCTAATGTTAAATATACTAACATATGTAAGAAGCATTAGAAAATAATAAAAATTAGGGAATCGACGCGCAAGCAAAACAAAAAGGCCGGAAGTCTTCACTTCTGCGGCCATTTCCTTATATCTCATCCGGAATATCAAATGACACCATTGTTCCCTCACCTGGCTCACTTACAATAGATAACCCCTGACCATACCGTTGCAGCAATCTGCGGTTCGTATTCACAATGCCTATTCCGCCTTTTCCACCTGGCGTAGCATGTAGCAGCTCTGCAACCTTCTCCGGTTCGATGCCTTTGCCATTATCTTTCACCTCAATACGGGTATAACCCTCATGGCGAGAGATGGACAGGCATACCGTCCCGCCCACATTTCGGCTTAACAGCCCATGTCTTACGGCGTTTTCAATCAAAGGCTGAATCGATAGCGGCGGGAGAAGCAACGAAAGATCCGGCTCTACGTTCAATACCACAGACAAGCGATCTTCAAATCGCGTTTTCTCAATAAAAAGATAGGCTTCCACGAGTTCCAGCTCGTGTGATAATTTCACCAGTTCCCCTGTATTGAGATAGTTGAAGCTGATCCGTAAATAGGATGAAAAGGCTTCACCGAGCTTCCGCATATGCTCTGTATCAATATCACTTAAGACCATAAGCGAATTCAGCGTATTGAACAGGAAGTGGGGCTGAATCTGAGCCTGCAAATAGGCGGCCTCCATGCGCAGGCGCTCTTGGATGGACTGATTTAACATGGTCAATGCACGTATCCGATATTTCAGCTCCAACGCATCTACAGGCTTCGTGACATAATCATTTGCCCCCGATGCAAAACCGGTATATATATCCGGTGGCTGGCTTCGTGCAGTCAACAATAACACCGGAAGCTCCGACATGGAGAATTGTTCCCGCACCTTCTGGGTTAATTCATAGCCGGACATATTAGGCATCATCACATCTGTAATGAGCAAATCCCACTGGCGTGTGCCCAGCAATTCCATCGCTTCCTGGCCTGAACGGGCCGTAGTTATCGTGTAGGGTTCGGTCGAAAGAATACTGACCAGCACATCCAGATTCACCGGATCATCATCCACAGCCAGAATGGTGGCTCTCCCCTCTTTTAACAACGGGGCCATCTCCGCTGTCGCCGAAGATTCTACGTCGCCCATACCGGGGCGAGGTAGCAGAAATCCACCAGGAGCATCTTCCATTATCTCCATCGCCTGTTCCCAGATCAGGGGGAGCTGCGACTGAGCCTGACGGGTTTCATGCGCAAGCGGCAGGTCGAAGCTGAATACCGAGCCCTTTCCGATTTCCGAGTGAACCGTTAGTGCCCCGCCGTGCAGTTCTACGAGCTGTTTGCAGATATTCAGTCCAAGCCCGATGCCTTGTCCATCACTTATTCCATACGACCCTTGTTCATATGGAAGGAATATCCTCATCCTAGTATCCTCATCCATGCCAATGCCCGTATCCGTCACATGGATCAAGGCATGTCCTTCACGAATTTCGGCGCTTACGGAGATCGTCCCTTCCTCCGTATGTTTGAGCGCGTTATGCAGCAGATTATACAAAATCTGCACAAGTCTTTCTTCATCAGCCAGGACCAGAGGGAATGATTCTGGAATCTCCATATGAAGGCGGACCGGTTTCCGTTCTGCCATGAATTGCAGCATAGCGATAATACCAGGTACCACTGACTGTATTGAAAGGGGGACCTGACGCAGCACAATTCGATGCTCCTTCAGCCGGACTACATCCAGCAGGTCCCCAAGCAGATGGGACATTCGTCGACCGATCGTGATGAGCAGTTCCATATCCTCCTGGCTCCGTTCATCCAACCTGCTCTTCTCTCGGGTGACCACGTTGTGAGCGATGTTAATGATTCCGTGCAGCGGAGTTCGCAGTTCATGGGATGTATTAGCCAGGAATTGATCTTTAATTTTGTCACTCTTCTGCAATTCTGTATTCAGTCTCATATTCTCTCGGACATTCCTGAAGTACTTCTTGAACCAGTAGGCTGAGAAGCCGGTAATCGCAAAAATGATATCGATTGGATAGTACACTGTCGTCACATCTCTGACAGTCTCGGCCACACTCCATAACAGGTTGGATGTAATGCCTCCTGCGGTAAGCAGCAGAAACACAATGTCCCGATCCCCCTGTTTCCTGAAGATCATTGTTCCGACGATGTATAGATACCAGATTAATGATAGAAGAAAGAATACGTTAATGACGTTGTAATGGATCATGGCAAAGGTAATATGAATGGGCACCACCACAATCATGGCGGTATAGATTAAAGTAATAACAACATGCAACTGAAGCCATGCCTTTCGTACATGAACCACCGTTAATCTCTGGAATAACAGAAGGATACATATATTTTGCAACAACAATGAGATTAATCGAATTTTAATGCCCCAGGTATAATTAATCGGAAGCCATAACATCAAAATATTATCATGACCCATCATAACTGCTGTGCCCACAGATAAAGTTAATATGGCCGCAACCAGCAAGGCGCGTTCCTGCGGATTAAATGCGTAGAGAATACAGGCATATATGCCGTGAAGGACCAAAATCAGAAAGGTAACCATCTGAAATCCAATGGAGTACCACCGCGAAAAATCAACGGCTGCCTGTGAGCCGAAGCGAACAGGTTTACTAATTCCGCCCATATATGGGCTATCGTAATTGGCTACGCGGATCAATAATTCAATAGATGTTGTTCCTTCCCGATCATAAGTCGCTGTATATGAAGTACTTCTGGGCATATACGTACTGCTATCCGCGGATACCTCACCCATACCGCCATCGGCGACTCCATTCATCTCAATCTCGGATGAACTTCGAATTCCTTTGAACCAGAAGGTAACAGGCGTCTGAAGCGGATCTGTCAAAATACGCAATCGATATGTTCCGTAACCGTACGAACTCTCTTGTTCCTGATTCTGTGCAGTCCCCCAGTCTCCTGGGACCTGAACACTCTTTGCACCGCCATCCCTCTTTGCAATCTCTTTCTGGGTTAGCAACTTATCCAAGTAGAGTTCCCATTCCCCATTCAAATACATGATCGGAGAGTTTTCCAGATCCACGCCCCTTAAGTCAAGCACTCCATTAACGGCGCGATGCTCATTTGCCGTATGGAAAAACGCCGACCATGCCGAGCGCATGCCTATCAATACGCCAACAATGATTAGCATGACGATCATATATCTGTAACGGTTCATAGGTTTCGTTTGAAGTGATTTCATCAATTACGTTTTCATGACTTTAGTTAAACCGAACTTCCAGTCCTGATACCATGCGCTAATATTTTCACTGATTGGTATCTCCAAATCATGCTCCATTCTGGTGGTTAAGAGACGATACTGCTCCTCCACACCGAGATCGTTGTTCATTTCATTATATAGTTTCATTAAAACGAAATAACTTTCCTCTTCATCTGGAAGCATCTGCTGGATACGCCGTGTACACTCAATTACTTTCTCACCCAGTCCCTGTTGCTGGTAATACAGACTAAGTTGTCGCATATGGTACAACCACATGTATCTTAATCTTTCCCGTTCAGGTTCAGCCCACATGTATTGGTAATTCCCAAGATACGTGCCCTTGTATAGATGAAGCGCTTGCTCATAGGCATGAATGGTACTGGCGTTCACAACTTTCCATTGCCTGATTTCCTGCTCCCACTGCTCACTATCCAACTGAGCTTCACCCAATTCAAGTCTATATCCCGCTTCCAAGTGTCCACTGTGAATGGTGACCATATCCATATTGCATGCTTTCAGGGTTTGACGGACATGATACATTGCGGTATAGAGTTGATGTACCGTCTTTTCCTCTTCTAATTCAGGCCACAGCATCTCCAGCAACACACTGCGATGAATCGTCTGATTCCGGTGATGGAGTAAATATGCAAACAGCTCCTGCGCCTTGCTTGTGCGCCATTTGGCAACCTGGATATCCTTGCCTGGAAGCTTAAACTGTATCTGATTAAAACAGCAAATTAAAGGTACGTTTGTATCCTTTGACTGCAGCTCGCGTTTTACGCTTAGTTTCTCCCGGACTCGGCTCACTGTCTGCTTCAATCGATCCTTCTGGATGGGCTTCATCAGATAGTCCAAAGCCTGTAACTCGAAGGCATGCACTGCATATTGGTCGTAACTGGTCACAAATATAATTTCGGTGCCCGGTGTTGCTGCCTGAATCTGCCTTCCCAGATCCATACCATCCATCTCTGGCATATGAATATCCAGAAATACAACATCAGGGCGGTGCCTCACAATACCTGCCATGGCCTCTGTCGGGTTCATATATGTAGCGATAATTTTGATGCCGCTTACTTCTTTTTCTAGTGATTTTTGAAGGCCTATCAACGCTAGACGTTCGTCGTCAACCAATATCACTTTCACCGGAGCTTCCTCCTCGACCCTAGAGTCTTGAGATTTATTTCCCTATTATACCATGTAAGTTTAAGTATTTTGGTTTGCGATTACCATATTTTAATTTTTCGCAATTTAATTGTATAATTCTTATATAGAGACGGGTTGATCGACCTGATCCAGAGGAAAGGAAGATTCCACATGTCAGATGCTAATCAAAGCTTTGGACAAGCCCTTGTCAAATCATTGGTGGGAGAACGCGGACATATCCGCATCGCCCGTGCATTACCCGATATTGATGTTACACTTGCCGCACATACACATGAGGCCATGCCTTACACCATCTATCAGTTGGTGAAGCACATGCATTATTGGCAGCAGTTCATGCTTGAACACTTGGAGGGACGCAAGCCGCAACTCCCCGGGAACGTAAGTGAGAGCTGGCCTGAAGAGACAGGTCCTCAGGATGAAGCCACATGGCAGACGGATATCCAGGCATTCCTGGATGGGGTTGACCAAGCGGTAACCATTGCCGAAACTGCCCAATTGGATGATCCGTTACCTTATTTCCCGGGCGAAACCAAAGCTGGACTCCTGCGCAACATCGCGTCTCATAACTCATACCATTTGGGTGAGATTGTTCTGCTTCGTCGCTTCTACGGCGTGTGGCCACCACTGGGAGGCGGATTCCCGGGCTAACCGCATTAATCAGTATGCCAATGGCAATGGCCCATAAACATGCTCCGTGCTCATATATTACTTTCAAGTGCGTATATCACTTCGAAGTGCGTACTTTTCATCTTTCTTTTTCTAACTCACAATAATGAGCAGAGGAAGAAGAGGAGCATGCCTAATGAAAACCGATCCATCTGTTACAACCCACACCGCGCTTGTCGTTGGAGCTGGCGGCGTCATTGGAAGAAACCTGATCGATTATCTGATGACACTTCCGGAATGGAATGTCATTGGTGTATCACGGCGTGGGGGAGAAGATGCCCCAAGGCTGCATTATATATCGGTAGATTTGCT from Paenibacillus sp. JNUCC-31 includes:
- a CDS encoding DinB family protein — its product is MSDANQSFGQALVKSLVGERGHIRIARALPDIDVTLAAHTHEAMPYTIYQLVKHMHYWQQFMLEHLEGRKPQLPGNVSESWPEETGPQDEATWQTDIQAFLDGVDQAVTIAETAQLDDPLPYFPGETKAGLLRNIASHNSYHLGEIVLLRRFYGVWPPLGGGFPG
- a CDS encoding ATP-binding protein, which produces MRNWVKNENVQMTAIAFATAVGAQFKINPFREDYFRIGLGVSILLFLLMIMPHLSYVKTGILTGIANLLFQSADLINHVQTVSILESMRDNLGAGVYYVVFAYGLSKLRHRFHEMQPLLLGGLITCIDFSSNFVELLLRGMLSGTNIFYMKEWLYLLVVGGLRSYFVIGLYNSFAVRQMRLLHAEQEKRMEQMLSVNSGLYGEAFYLQKAMNTIEGIAVDSYDLYRDLREQELNQYSQRTLGIAQQIHEVKKDSQRILAGLLKLYDSEKAVNMSLSEVLNFAIKGNRKYSEMLNRKIEIRIEQQYDCDSPYYIPLLTVMNNLIANAVEAIENDGTIRIGVLEEGADVQFVVIDSGKGVPEAKRDIIFEPGYTTKFNEVGIAATGIGLSHVRDIVQSLEGRISVESAPQGDKGSAFVVSIPKANLVNGDGADDALYYDRG
- a CDS encoding response regulator — translated: MKVILVDDERLALIGLQKSLEKEVSGIKIIATYMNPTEAMAGIVRHRPDVVFLDIHMPEMDGMDLGRQIQAATPGTEIIFVTSYDQYAVHAFELQALDYLMKPIQKDRLKQTVSRVREKLSVKRELQSKDTNVPLICCFNQIQFKLPGKDIQVAKWRTSKAQELFAYLLHHRNQTIHRSVLLEMLWPELEEEKTVHQLYTAMYHVRQTLKACNMDMVTIHSGHLEAGYRLELGEAQLDSEQWEQEIRQWKVVNASTIHAYEQALHLYKGTYLGNYQYMWAEPERERLRYMWLYHMRQLSLYYQQQGLGEKVIECTRRIQQMLPDEEESYFVLMKLYNEMNNDLGVEEQYRLLTTRMEHDLEIPISENISAWYQDWKFGLTKVMKT
- a CDS encoding hybrid sensor histidine kinase/response regulator, yielding MKSLQTKPMNRYRYMIVMLIIVGVLIGMRSAWSAFFHTANEHRAVNGVLDLRGVDLENSPIMYLNGEWELYLDKLLTQKEIAKRDGGAKSVQVPGDWGTAQNQEQESSYGYGTYRLRILTDPLQTPVTFWFKGIRSSSEIEMNGVADGGMGEVSADSSTYMPRSTSYTATYDREGTTSIELLIRVANYDSPYMGGISKPVRFGSQAAVDFSRWYSIGFQMVTFLILVLHGIYACILYAFNPQERALLVAAILTLSVGTAVMMGHDNILMLWLPINYTWGIKIRLISLLLQNICILLLFQRLTVVHVRKAWLQLHVVITLIYTAMIVVVPIHITFAMIHYNVINVFFLLSLIWYLYIVGTMIFRKQGDRDIVFLLLTAGGITSNLLWSVAETVRDVTTVYYPIDIIFAITGFSAYWFKKYFRNVRENMRLNTELQKSDKIKDQFLANTSHELRTPLHGIINIAHNVVTREKSRLDERSQEDMELLITIGRRMSHLLGDLLDVVRLKEHRIVLRQVPLSIQSVVPGIIAMLQFMAERKPVRLHMEIPESFPLVLADEERLVQILYNLLHNALKHTEEGTISVSAEIREGHALIHVTDTGIGMDEDTRMRIFLPYEQGSYGISDGQGIGLGLNICKQLVELHGGALTVHSEIGKGSVFSFDLPLAHETRQAQSQLPLIWEQAMEIMEDAPGGFLLPRPGMGDVESSATAEMAPLLKEGRATILAVDDDPVNLDVLVSILSTEPYTITTARSGQEAMELLGTRQWDLLITDVMMPNMSGYELTQKVREQFSMSELPVLLLTARSQPPDIYTGFASGANDYVTKPVDALELKYRIRALTMLNQSIQERLRMEAAYLQAQIQPHFLFNTLNSLMVLSDIDTEHMRKLGEAFSSYLRISFNYLNTGELVKLSHELELVEAYLFIEKTRFEDRLSVVLNVEPDLSLLLPPLSIQPLIENAVRHGLLSRNVGGTVCLSISRHEGYTRIEVKDNGKGIEPEKVAELLHATPGGKGGIGIVNTNRRLLQRYGQGLSIVSEPGEGTMVSFDIPDEI